The Anaerohalosphaeraceae bacterium DNA segment ATCCAGCAAACAATGCTGGCCGGCAATGACCGTATTCTGATTCGAATCCGAGGAGATAATGTCGGCCAGGGCTGCAAAGGACCCCATATCCAGCCAGCGGCATGACAGCGGTATCCCGTAAATCTGAGGGGCCTTTTCCAGAACGGCATAGTCGATACTGATTTTCGGAAGGCGGGGAAACCATTCCTCCAAAGCCGAATACTGCTCCGGCCCTCCCCAGGCAGAGCGAATTTTTTCCAGCGGCTCGCTCGATTCGGGCAGAAATGTCTTCAGATGCTTCAGAATCGTTTTGGCCTTCCAGACAAACATCCCCGAGTTCCAGAAATACCCGCTTTGGGCTAAAAAACGTTCCGCAGTTTTTTGGTCGGGTTTTTCCCGAAATTCGGCAACGGGAAAAATCCGGTTGTTCCCATCTTGAATCTGCAAACGGATATAACCATACTGTGTCGCCGCAAAAGTGGGTTTGATTCCAAACGTCAGCAGGGCCTCTGGATGTTCTTTCACGAAACGAATCGCAGCCTGCAGAGCATCCAAAAAAGGTTCCGCCGGCTGAAGAATATGGTCCGAAGTTGCCACCGCCATTACCGCTTCCGGGTCCGTTTTTTGAAGGACAGCCGCCGCCAGACCGATGGCTCCTGCCGTATCCCGAACACACGGCTCCGGAATAATATTGTCCTTGGGCAGTTCACTTAAGTTTTCAGAAACCTGCTCAGCGTAATCGGCATTCGTTAAAACCAGGATATTGCGGAGGTCAAACAGCCGATTCAGGCGTTCGAAACTGTCCCGCAAAAGCGTTCGGCCGTTCAGGAGTTTTAATATCTGCTTCGGGCGTGACTGGCGGCTCAAAGGCCACAACCGCTGCCCGGAACCGCCCGCCATAATGACGGCAAAATCCATTCGACCTATCTCCTTTTCCCACCAGCCGCCCTTGAGCGGACCGCCTGCCGATTTACCGCTTCACGCGGGCATTTCCTTCCCAGATGCTCCAAATCTGCTCTTCATCCGCCGGCTGTGCATAATCTGTCAAAAGCGTTGTTGCCAGGGCTCCGGCCGCCCATCCGAACTGAACCCATTTGGCCGGCTCCCAGCCCTTCAAAATGGCATACAGCAGACCGCCGACAAACCCATCCCCCCCGCCGATTCGGTCCAGCACGG contains these protein-coding regions:
- a CDS encoding sugar phosphate nucleotidyltransferase — encoded protein: MDFAVIMAGGSGQRLWPLSRQSRPKQILKLLNGRTLLRDSFERLNRLFDLRNILVLTNADYAEQVSENLSELPKDNIIPEPCVRDTAGAIGLAAAVLQKTDPEAVMAVATSDHILQPAEPFLDALQAAIRFVKEHPEALLTFGIKPTFAATQYGYIRLQIQDGNNRIFPVAEFREKPDQKTAERFLAQSGYFWNSGMFVWKAKTILKHLKTFLPESSEPLEKIRSAWGGPEQYSALEEWFPRLPKISIDYAVLEKAPQIYGIPLSCRWLDMGSFAALADIISSDSNQNTVIAGQHCLLDCRNTIVAAESPDHLIAMIGMEDVIVAHSPDATLICPIHQAHRLKELLRRLESEGKTNYL